In Centroberyx gerrardi isolate f3 chromosome 20, fCenGer3.hap1.cur.20231027, whole genome shotgun sequence, a genomic segment contains:
- the LOC139912799 gene encoding uncharacterized protein LOC139912799, with amino-acid sequence MDPSTSVVGLDAQGNMLFRVVKPVMGIFQVASEQTNSVGQGGMGLHGLPENTMVLSQGQGQAQLGQSEVVMHNIQPHMQPQMQVAAPLLTEVASQNQEPLPNTNPNPEPVTQMPFAEVSSLLDPNMKGSKARKYLISYEEIKRRLHAPEKMSLRSLAAYTRVSRGPASKKTLLESLNVLGLTPSTTTSVSSSFSKLTEGDTKALCADMKDFAHDYVDYGNMAKQLIPETNTVQHWSKIIETKNHLEDMRKCFRDPVNSGAFDNVTHGLGLGMLDVALDMITMAIDRQIRILSGAAASDPPESGPPMRRIRRRHRKSRSDGEKPHRVPGGVKGLGKVMSKGKGRGRGRKKMRPEMGAAGPAETQAEQCKPDDVESNVLTLVSVGYETISSGLNATGTV; translated from the exons ATGGACCCCTCTACCAGTGTGGTTGGGCTGGATGCCCAGGGGAACATGTTGTTCAGAGTGGTGAAGCCAGTTATGGGCATCTTCCAGGTGGCTTCAGAACAAACCAACAGTGTAGGGCAGGGCGGCATGGGACTACACGGTTTACCTGAAAACACCATGGTCCTCTCTCAAGGACAAGGCCAGGCCCAGCTAGGTCAGAGCGAGGTGGTAATGCACAACATACAGCCTCATATGCAGCCCCAGATGCAGGTTGCTGCCCCACTCCTGACTGAGGTTGCCTCCCAGAATCAGGAACCGCTGCCAAACACAAACCCGAATCCAGAACCCGTGACCCAGATGCCTTTTGCAGAGGTGTCGTCACTCCTGGATCCCAACATGAAAGGATCCAAGGCTC GGAAGTATCTCATCTCGTATGAGGAAATTAAACGGCGCCTGCATGCCCCGGAGAAGATGTCCCTGCGCTCACTGGCAGCCTACACCCGAGTCAGCAGGGGCCCGGCCAGCAAGAAAACACTGCTGGAGTCGCTCAATGTGCTCGGCCTCACACCCAGCACAACCACCTCTgtatcctcctccttctccaaacTCACTGAag GAGACACCAAAGCTTTGTGTGCAGACATGAAGGACTTTGCCCATGACTATGTGGACTATGGCAACATGGCTAAACAGCTGATCCCTGAAACAAACACAGTGCAACACTGGTCCAAGATTATTGAAACCAA gaaCCACCTTGAGGATATGAGGAAATGCTTCAGAGACCCGGTCAACAGCGGTGCGTTTGACAACGTCACTCACGGCCTCGGTCTGGGAATGTTGGACGTCGCGCTGGACATGATCACCATGGCGATTGACCGGCAGATTCGCATCCTGTCGGGCGCCGCGGCGTCCGACCCGCCCGAGTCTGGCCCGCCGATGAGGCGCATCCGCCGGCGCCACCGCAAGTCGCGCTCTGACGGCGAGAAGCCTCACAGGGTGCCCGGAGGGGTCAAAGGGCTTGGGAAGGTCATGTCGAAGGGCAAGGGGCGGGGCAGAGGCAGGAAGAAGATGCGACCTGAAATGGGAGCGGCCGGTCCGGCGGAAACACAAGCGGAGCAGTGTAAACCGGATGATGTGGAGAGCAACGTCCTCACCCTGGTCTCCGTCGGATACGAGACCATCTCCAGTGGCCTCAACGCAACCGGGACAGTCTGA